The Chryseobacterium sp. 52 genome includes a region encoding these proteins:
- a CDS encoding non-ribosomal peptide synthetase, translating into MSKHGFIATLSYQQKELWIAEQFKARTNTYVISTSYKIEGNVNVSCLEKSINKIIQRHEILRTVFIKQNGEPILFVEDEKEFFIDYKKADGIVDWSEAEKINQMIFSQEAIPIDIIKGPLLRVTLFKIAEESFLMLIEVHHLICDGWSLNIFMEELFHFYNQEGEDSKKELPALAVQYPDYTAWEGQYLQQHNFDENLAYWKNKLQTASRSIALPADYPQSLYQTNEGSVIFFDFPLELSKKIKKYATAHEVSLFTMLFSGFGILLARYSQQDDVLIGTTIANRKQSELEDLIGFFVNFVALRLQFDNTMTFSDFLLETKKEVIEGFSNSQLPFSKLINELQLQKDTALNSFFQVMFIFQNTPKVASRIHELEITPYKNNNLTAKYDITVEMRESGDQISGLFQYNTGIFKKETIERMIGAFAEIFESVTTNETILLSEINCITAQELDELKYRLNDTDVLLENCPSLMTLFDETVQKNGDKEALVFNGKVVKYNDLDDASDRFAYFLKTNLHVNYGDRVALKMKRSEQLIIAILGILKLGAAYVPLDPDYPELVVNEMIVDSAVKTVIDDIAFDSFYMQIASFPRYKRQWQDNEDQVIALLYTTGSTGKSKGVIIKNSNLYNRLHWMWTVFPFQEKETCAVKTSFSFVDHMWELFGPLLKGVKIMIFDHQMILNIPEFIDQLIHYSITRIVLVPSLLAEILKYKDLCLKLTQLKEWTSSGEVLHPYLVEKFYSLFPHSRLLNIYGSTEVTADATYYDTSVDKKGGGKIPIGKPIYNTKVFILDDQGQLLPIGATGEICISGSGVTDGYFRNDTLNASKFCISEALNGKKLYKTGDFGRWLLDGNIEYAGRKDNQVKIMGNRIDLGEIKTQLMKLQTIEDAVVISKETENGHNTLIAFLLSKEKLDVEQVRADLGERVKNYMLPSIFIQLDEFPLMPNGKIDEKSLKTAAVVTTAATESFLLPTSEIEKRLVGLWSDILDIPSDKIGVLDNFFELGGNSIKLLNLVTKLKLNFQKDIDITDIFKYINIKSQALFLADKEKQQIRSDREIESSRDLLIDTIDKFLN; encoded by the coding sequence GTGAGCAAGCATGGTTTTATAGCTACTTTGAGTTATCAGCAAAAAGAATTGTGGATCGCCGAACAGTTTAAAGCAAGGACAAATACTTATGTGATATCGACTTCATATAAAATTGAAGGCAATGTCAATGTTTCCTGCTTGGAAAAAAGCATAAATAAGATCATACAAAGACATGAAATCCTAAGAACCGTTTTCATTAAGCAAAATGGTGAACCTATTTTGTTTGTTGAAGATGAAAAAGAATTTTTCATTGATTACAAAAAGGCAGATGGCATTGTAGATTGGAGTGAGGCGGAAAAGATCAATCAAATGATTTTTTCGCAGGAAGCCATTCCAATAGATATCATCAAAGGACCATTGTTAAGGGTAACGCTTTTTAAAATTGCAGAAGAAAGTTTTCTGATGCTCATAGAGGTACATCATCTTATCTGCGATGGATGGTCCTTGAATATTTTCATGGAAGAGCTGTTCCATTTTTACAATCAGGAAGGTGAAGACTCTAAAAAAGAACTTCCTGCATTAGCAGTGCAGTATCCAGATTATACAGCATGGGAAGGCCAATATTTACAGCAGCATAACTTTGATGAAAATTTAGCTTACTGGAAGAATAAGTTGCAAACAGCGTCCAGAAGCATAGCTTTGCCTGCGGATTATCCACAATCACTGTACCAGACAAATGAAGGATCTGTTATATTTTTTGATTTTCCCCTAGAATTAAGCAAAAAAATAAAAAAGTATGCCACAGCACATGAAGTAAGCCTTTTTACAATGCTGTTTTCAGGATTCGGAATCTTATTGGCACGCTATAGTCAGCAGGATGATGTGCTCATCGGAACAACCATTGCCAATAGAAAGCAATCGGAACTTGAAGATCTAATTGGATTTTTTGTGAATTTTGTTGCGTTAAGGCTGCAATTTGACAATACGATGACATTTTCAGATTTCTTGCTCGAGACAAAAAAAGAGGTCATTGAAGGTTTCTCTAATAGTCAGCTGCCTTTCAGCAAACTCATAAATGAGCTTCAGCTGCAGAAAGATACCGCGCTTAATTCGTTTTTCCAAGTCATGTTTATTTTCCAGAATACCCCGAAGGTAGCCTCAAGGATCCATGAGCTTGAAATCACACCGTATAAGAATAACAACCTTACCGCAAAATATGATATTACTGTTGAAATGAGAGAATCTGGCGATCAGATATCGGGACTATTTCAATACAATACCGGCATATTTAAAAAAGAAACGATAGAAAGAATGATTGGTGCCTTTGCTGAAATATTTGAATCGGTCACCACAAATGAAACGATTCTGCTTAGCGAGATCAACTGTATCACGGCACAGGAGTTGGATGAATTGAAATACAGGCTGAATGATACCGATGTACTCTTAGAAAACTGCCCTTCACTTATGACTCTTTTTGACGAAACGGTACAAAAAAATGGAGATAAGGAAGCATTGGTTTTTAACGGAAAAGTTGTTAAATACAACGATTTGGATGATGCTTCAGATAGGTTTGCCTATTTTTTGAAAACAAACCTTCATGTCAATTATGGAGATCGTGTGGCACTAAAAATGAAAAGAAGCGAACAATTGATTATTGCCATTTTAGGAATTTTAAAGCTTGGAGCTGCATATGTGCCACTTGATCCCGATTATCCGGAATTAGTTGTTAATGAAATGATTGTTGACAGCGCTGTAAAAACTGTAATTGATGATATAGCCTTTGATAGTTTTTATATGCAAATAGCTTCATTTCCAAGATATAAAAGACAATGGCAAGACAACGAAGACCAGGTCATCGCACTGCTGTATACCACAGGCTCAACCGGCAAGTCTAAAGGCGTCATTATAAAAAATTCGAATCTGTACAACAGGCTTCACTGGATGTGGACCGTATTTCCATTTCAGGAAAAGGAAACCTGCGCAGTTAAAACTTCTTTTAGTTTTGTAGATCATATGTGGGAACTTTTCGGGCCGTTGCTTAAAGGGGTCAAAATTATGATATTCGACCATCAGATGATTCTAAACATCCCTGAATTTATTGATCAGCTGATACATTACAGTATCACTAGGATCGTACTTGTGCCTTCCTTATTGGCAGAAATATTAAAATATAAAGACTTATGCCTTAAATTAACGCAGCTAAAAGAATGGACAAGCAGCGGGGAGGTACTTCATCCGTATTTGGTCGAAAAGTTTTATAGCCTATTCCCGCACAGCAGGTTGCTCAATATTTACGGCTCAACAGAAGTCACAGCAGATGCCACATATTACGATACGTCTGTAGATAAAAAAGGCGGAGGAAAAATACCAATAGGCAAACCAATATACAATACAAAAGTATTCATTTTGGATGATCAGGGCCAGTTGTTGCCAATTGGCGCTACAGGAGAAATTTGTATAAGCGGATCAGGAGTTACGGACGGCTATTTCAGGAATGATACGTTGAATGCATCAAAATTTTGTATAAGTGAAGCTTTGAACGGCAAAAAGCTATATAAAACCGGAGATTTTGGAAGATGGCTTTTAGATGGAAATATTGAGTATGCTGGCAGAAAAGACAATCAGGTGAAAATAATGGGAAATCGGATCGATCTGGGTGAGATAAAAACACAGCTGATGAAACTGCAGACAATTGAAGATGCTGTTGTAATCAGCAAAGAAACTGAAAATGGGCATAATACCTTAATTGCTTTTTTGTTATCTAAAGAAAAACTGGATGTAGAGCAAGTGCGTGCAGATCTTGGAGAACGGGTCAAAAACTACATGCTGCCATCCATTTTCATCCAACTTGATGAATTTCCGTTGATGCCAAATGGTAAAATTGACGAAAAATCGTTAAAAACAGCTGCTGTGGTCACTACAGCTGCTACTGAATCCTTTTTGTTGCCAACAAGTGAGATAGAGAAAAGATTAGTAGGTTTGTGGAG